CGTGAAAATGGAAGAAAAATTATTTATTAAGACAGTTGATAACCTATATTTAAATGATCTCGATACCATCAATCTCCACAACCGATATAGCATCGTTAATTGTAGCCTTCGTCCTAGGATTATTGGTAGGCGTCCTTATAAAGAAGATAACCCAGGTCGCTATAATACTTGTAGCGATTATAATAATACTCATCTTCATAGGCGCGATATCTCCTACCACAATAGAACACGAACTAATAATGCTAGGCCAACAAGCGTCGACCGCGGAGAGTGAAGTCTCTTCCTATATAAAGTTACTTCCCTATAACTCAGTAGCCTTCATTATAGGGCTAGTAATAGGCTTGTGGAAAGGATAAAAATTAACGTTAATTTTCCTTATTTTTCTACTTTGTGAGTTTGTTCAATTTTTATCAAAGTTAACGTAAAACTTACTTTTAACAAAACGTTTGATCTTGAATTTAAGAAAAATTAATTAGATTAACGAGTAAGAAAATTGAAGTACACAACAAAGCATTATTAAGAGAAATGTTTATTAGCCTTGAATGAAATTTTTATTTGAGTGACTTAATAATATGTTTACTTCAAGGTTCGACACATTCTATAAGAAAGATATTCGAAGTTTTAGAGTTGGTAAAGGTACTATAAAAGAGTTAAGGTATGTAATACCATATGGTAGCACAATAACTGTCGGGAGTGTTCTCATGCAGTCATCTTATTCGATAATTCAGAGTAATATTATATCAGAAATACAATATGTTGTACTCTCCTTATACGAGTCTCTTTAAATTAGTTCTCTATCTAGAGTAAGTCATAGTGGCGTAATTTAAAAAGCGCTACTTAACTATAGTCTTTCTCATAGTAAATGCGAAGGGTAAATAATTTTATCCGCATGGGGCATATCTTACCGCTTTCATTATATGATCCACTTTTAACACCTTAAGGTAAAGCAAGCCCTTTACAAGTATTATGAAAAAGACTATATTCTCCTAGTCCCATATTAAAATGGTTAACGAACCAATTATCGACTAAAGAAGGCAGTTTCTAATCATACCAAGATTTTCACTCAACTTATCGAATAGGGTGACTGCACGAGAACGCATCCTTTCATTCTCTAAGACTTAGTCCCGTAAATGGGTAGAGGATTAATTTCTACATATACTCAATAATTTATTTCAATTGCAGAATAGGATGAGCATATTAGAATCATTTGCAAACAACTTAATGGTGACATTATGAAATAAAACTGAATTTATTTAAGAATTACAAAAGATACATTAATGGACTATGACACTTGGTAAATCAATTTTAATAAAAATAAGGCTTATCTTCTCCTTAGTAACAAGACCACTAGGATCGCTATTACTACGAGCAGTATTACCGTTGCAATGATTAAGTAAGTAAGTAATGAACTAGATGTAGAAGTACTTACGGTTTGGCTGGATTGAGAGGTAGATGACGATTGATAAGTGGGTGTTAATTGAATAGCCGTAACTCCAGATTGTGTGCCTAATACTACCAATGATCCATCATTACTCATTACCATATTGTTTATATTACTCGGCACGGTATACGTTATGGGCGATTCTGTGCCATTAAAGATTAATAACTTATCACCGCCAAGCTCAGCTACAGCGATAACACTGCCGTCCTCAGATTCAGCAACTGGGGAGTTGCCAAAGCCTAATGGGTATTGCCGGAGTACGGAGCCATCACTATTAATCAAGTATAGGTAACCATTACCTCCAACGTAGGTCTTACTCGCGCCATAGTTTGTGGATACCCAATCAGATCCGTCATTGGGTGCATTAGGACCTGTACTGTAACTCCATAATACATTACCGCTAATGCTTATTAGGTACGCATGATTATGACCGCCAAAAGCATAAGAATTTGCAGAACCGACAACTATATATTGACCGTCTGGACTGAACGAGGCCATATTCGGATCAGCTAAGTTGTTGATGTCCCAAATTACCTGCCCATTGTAAGCATTGAACAATATCACGTAACCACCTGAGGCAAACCCGTTACCAGCAATCATGAGGATGTAATTACCATTGGGAGAAAAGATAGCTTCCTTAGTGCCTAAGAATTGGGATGTACCGTATGTGTAATTCCAAATAGTACTGCCTGTCACCGCATTAAATACTGTTAAATCGCCGTATGGCTGTCCTGAAAGACCGACTGTGATAACAGCGACCAATTGCTGATTAGGAGATATAGTAACACAGCCGACACCACGAACCCATGAATAAGGAAAAGTGTAACTCCATAACTTTTCACCGTTAAATGAATAGGCATTAACAATACCTTGTCCGCCTGAATTTCCACTTAAACCAATAATTACATAGTTAGGTGAAACTGCTATTGACGTAACCTCCTCAGGTTCACTTATACTCCATAATGTCTTAAGACCACCACTTGAAGTCCAAGAAAATAAATAGCCATAGTAATGTCCATTGGAATTAACGCCAACAGCGATTAAGTACTGTCCGCTAACGGATGTAGGGTACATACTTAAGGCGGTCACTGAACCGATATCCAATGAGGACTGAGTGAAGGCAAAACTAGGCAATACCATGACTAATGGAGAGATAATTAATGCTATAACCATAAGATATTTAAATAAGGATATTATTATCACCTATAATCTCATGCTCAATTATAGTATTTAAATTTTTTAGGATTATGCTTTGTTGTGACAATCAATTTTCTTAGGAATTAATCTCATTAAATTCAAAACAATGCTAACTTAAAAGTAAGTTTTACGTTAGCGTTGATAAAAATTGAATCTATCACAGAGCAGTCTCAAATCTTATAAATAGCTGATTAGCTTTTCCAATTGACTTGCCTCCACCTGCTGTTGCCCTATAACTGAAACACCGTATATGCTGTTACCGCTAAGTTCTATAATGCTAGATATTGTCTCACAACACGTCTGGGAATAGACTATAACCTCACTGCTGGAGACGTTTGTTATGCTACTGCCACGTGGTATCCTAAAATAAACCCTACAGAAGATAGCCTGGGCTACACAAGGCTGTGAATAATCATAGTCTACAGTGTGTATCTTTTCTGAATTACCGTTGACAGTCCCGTCTAAACATTCCACGTACCCGTTTTGTGGGAGTGGCTCGGTCAAGGAGAGTAAACAAACTGTACATGAAGACAGTGGATAAGTTTTAGTACTTCCGCTCAAATATTTGACGGTGATACTTCCATTACTATTTACCACAAAAGAGTACGAGTGGTCGTCATTAACGCCCCAGCTCCCACCCAGTACTGACGCGGCTTCTGAAGGCGTTATGAGCTCCGCAGATCTATATAGAGACGATATTACGGCTAATATGGCTATTATCGCTACAATTATAGCCCCTATTGGAATTCCTACTTTCTTCTTACTTTTACGTTTAGTCCTTGTATAAGGACGTTGTGGAGGGACATAAAGCGGTTGAGGAGTTGTAGGAGGCGGTGTGTTTGGCGGCGGTTGTTGGAAAGGATAGCCACACCTCATGCAGAATTTAGCATCATCAACGTTAGGATAACCGCACCTAGGACAATATTTAACCACTTTACCACCTCTGACTAAAAATAATATTTATCGCTTAATAAATATTATGATTTATTATGCTTTGTTGGACTCTTCAATTTTCTTAGGTGTTAATCTCGTAAATTTTTCTTAAATTCTAGATCATATGTAGAATTAAAAGTAAGTTTTACGTGAATTTTGATAAAAATTGAAGTACTCCACAAAGCATGGTTTTGATCATTTTTGGCTAATGTCATCATTTATCTCAAAAAAGAGATTCCCATACTGACTTTTAACGTTTCCTCCTTAAACAGAAAAGAAAAAGTTGGAAAAATGTTGTTTTGACTTTACCTCTTCCTAAATAGTATTATTACGACAGCAACTACTGCGGCAACTATTACTACACCTATTATTATGTACGTCGTGAGAAGTGTACTTGAAGGTGATATAGTAGTTATGGGCGTAATAGGCGTGGTAGAAGTCGTTGTCGTGGTAGAAGTCGTTGTTGATGTAGTAGGTTGCACTGAAGTTGTCGTAGTGCTAGTTTGTGTAGTAGTACTAGAAGTTGTAGTAGTACTCGTTGTCGTCGTAGTAGTTATTTGTGTGAACGTTATGTTTATAACTACGTTTAAGTTATCTACTGTCACTTTCCCGGATGATGTGGAGATAGTATAACCCTCAATGGGGGTGACGGTGTATGTGTAAACACCGTTAGGCACTTCAAATACTATAGTATTTGTAGTAGATGTCTTTGTAACACTGCCCAAAGTAACTGACCAAGGAGTACCTTGGGGTAAACCGCTTTCGACGAAAGTGACAGAGTAATATACCACTTGACTTGATGC
This genomic interval from Acidianus sp. HS-5 contains the following:
- a CDS encoding PQQ-binding-like beta-propeller repeat protein, which codes for MIIISLFKYLMVIALIISPLVMVLPSFAFTQSSLDIGSVTALSMYPTSVSGQYLIAVGVNSNGHYYGYLFSWTSSGGLKTLWSISEPEEVTSIAVSPNYVIIGLSGNSGGQGIVNAYSFNGEKLWSYTFPYSWVRGVGCVTISPNQQLVAVITVGLSGQPYGDLTVFNAVTGSTIWNYTYGTSQFLGTKEAIFSPNGNYILMIAGNGFASGGYVILFNAYNGQVIWDINNLADPNMASFSPDGQYIVVGSANSYAFGGHNHAYLISISGNVLWSYSTGPNAPNDGSDWVSTNYGASKTYVGGNGYLYLINSDGSVLRQYPLGFGNSPVAESEDGSVIAVAELGGDKLLIFNGTESPITYTVPSNINNMVMSNDGSLVVLGTQSGVTAIQLTPTYQSSSTSQSSQTVSTSTSSSLLTYLIIATVILLVVIAILVVLLLRRR
- a CDS encoding zinc ribbon domain-containing protein — translated: MVKYCPRCGYPNVDDAKFCMRCGYPFQQPPPNTPPPTTPQPLYVPPQRPYTRTKRKSKKKVGIPIGAIIVAIIAILAVISSLYRSAELITPSEAASVLGGSWGVNDDHSYSFVVNSNGSITVKYLSGSTKTYPLSSCTVCLLSLTEPLPQNGYVECLDGTVNGNSEKIHTVDYDYSQPCVAQAIFCRVYFRIPRGSSITNVSSSEVIVYSQTCCETISSIIELSGNSIYGVSVIGQQQVEASQLEKLISYL